GGCCGACACCCCGTTGATCAATAAAAAGGACCCGCCGTTGACGTACCCCGAGACCGTCGCCCTGGTGACCCCGCCGGCGGATGATACGAAGTCCTTCGCCGAACAGGTGGACGATCACCTCACGGACGCGATCACCGGTTACACCAAGAGGTCCGCCGAGTCCACGGATGCCGCCCGCGAAGCGCTCGACGGGTTGCACGTCGTCTTCGCCCTGTTGGCGATCGGTGCGGCGGTCGCGGCGGCGGCCGGGTTGTGGCCCCGGATCGCGGAGTACTACCGATGAGGGCGCGCGCCGCCGTCGCGGCCCTCGTCCTGCTGGTCGCGGGGTGTTCGGGCCAGGATGCCGCGCCGGCGAAGGAGAGCACCGCGCCGCTCGTGCTGCCCGACGGCTACTCCCCGACCGGGTTGCCGGCGTCCAGGGTCCCGGACTGCGAGACCCCGTCCAGCAAGGACCGGTACAACCCGCGGATCACCCTCAACCCGGCGGGCCTGGCGCGTGACGCGTCCGGCCGGCCCACCGGCGCGACGTTGGAGAAGATCCGCACGAACGGGCTCGTGGTGGGTGTCAGCCAGACCACACCGCTGCTGAGCAGCCGCAACCAGGCGACCGGGCGGATGGAGGGCTACGAGGTCGACATCATCAACCGGGTCGCGGCGGAGCTTTTCGGCGCGGAGCTCGCGGTCGACGACCGGCGGCTGCGCCTGGTGACGCTGCCGACCGGCAGCCGGTTGCTGGCGCTGGACACCGGTAAGAACATCGAGGAGCGGGGCCGGGACCCGAGGTTGGCGGAGGTGCCGGAGGTCGACATGGTCGTCGCCGACGTGACGCTCACGTGCGACCGGGTGGCCAACCACGACGTGATGTACTCCACGCCCTACCTGACCACGAACGCGGGCATCCTCAGCCGCTTGGGCGCGGAGCCGCGGGCCACGTTGGCGGACCTGACCGGGAAGAAGGTGTGCGCCGCGTCGGGCACGACGAGCATCGCCGACCTGAAGCGGGCGCAAGAGCAGGGCATCGGGATCGAGCCGGTGTCGGTGCCGGACTCCAGTGAGTGCCTGATGCTGCTGCAACGCGGTCTCGTGGAGGCCGTCTACACCGACTTCCCGATCCTCCAGGGCTTGCAGCTCCAAGACCCCGGCACCAGGTTGGTGCACTTGCGCGGCCAAGGCGGCGGCGAGGCGGGCATCGCGATGAGCAACGAACACCCGGACCTGGTCCGGTTCGTGAACGGCGTGCTGGACGAGATGCGCGACGACGGCACCCTGGTCGCCTCACGGGACAGGTGGTTCGTGGACGAGGTGCGGGCGGCGGGGCTGGACGATCCCGGTCCGCAACCGCCCCTGCCGCGCGTCCCCTACGTCGACTGACTTGTTTCGGGGAGTCTCGTCGAACAGGGACTTCCGAAACACCGCCTACGGCTCCTCGACGGTCTCCTCCTCCACGGGCAGGCCGTCGCGGCGCCACCGGAGCTTGACCTCGAACTGGCCCTGGATGCCGGTGCGGGCGATCACCGCGCCGGCCTCGGCGTCCAGCTTGAGCCCGAACTTCAGCTCGACCTCGTCGGGCGCGCGGGTCATCGACGTGAACTGGGCGAGGGCCGCCGCGGCGGCGTCCCGGACTCCGGCGACGGCCTGCTCGAACGTGTCGC
This is a stretch of genomic DNA from Saccharothrix ecbatanensis. It encodes these proteins:
- a CDS encoding transporter substrate-binding domain-containing protein, which translates into the protein MRARAAVAALVLLVAGCSGQDAAPAKESTAPLVLPDGYSPTGLPASRVPDCETPSSKDRYNPRITLNPAGLARDASGRPTGATLEKIRTNGLVVGVSQTTPLLSSRNQATGRMEGYEVDIINRVAAELFGAELAVDDRRLRLVTLPTGSRLLALDTGKNIEERGRDPRLAEVPEVDMVVADVTLTCDRVANHDVMYSTPYLTTNAGILSRLGAEPRATLADLTGKKVCAASGTTSIADLKRAQEQGIGIEPVSVPDSSECLMLLQRGLVEAVYTDFPILQGLQLQDPGTRLVHLRGQGGGEAGIAMSNEHPDLVRFVNGVLDEMRDDGTLVASRDRWFVDEVRAAGLDDPGPQPPLPRVPYVD
- a CDS encoding CU044_2847 family protein, with protein sequence MTTEHPYSELVRFPLAEGGSILVEVDEQPGVSRAGRTSTRVLQEARDTFEQAVAGVRDAAAAALAQFTSMTRAPDEVELKFGLKLDAEAGAVIARTGIQGQFEVKLRWRRDGLPVEEETVEEP